The Anopheles coluzzii chromosome 2, AcolN3, whole genome shotgun sequence genome window below encodes:
- the LOC120949162 gene encoding NADH dehydrogenase [ubiquinone] iron-sulfur protein 3, mitochondrial, protein MASILRSFASAFAKSGMLGANGISRAAPTVMLRYKSTEPAAESRPTVRKPDAAARSELSEFGKYVAECMPKYVQKVQLTSGDELEVLIAPEGVVPVLQFLKDHHNAQFANLVDIAGMDVPSRPYRFEIIYNILSLRYNSRIRVKTYTDELTPIDSCNEVFKAANWYEREIWDMYGVFFANHPDLRRILTDYGFEGHPQRRDFPLSGYVELRYDDEKKRVVCEPLELAQEFRKFDLSAPWEQFPNFRNANPATEEVATKPAEK, encoded by the exons ATGGCCTCCATCCTGCGCTCCTTCGCCTCGGCATTCGCCAAGAGCGGCATGCTCGGCGCAAACG GTATTTCCCGTGCTGCTCCAACAGTAATGCTCCGCTACAAGTCCACCGAACCGGCGGCAGAATCGCGAC CGACCGTCCGCAAGCCGGATGCCGCCGCCCGGTCGGAGCTGTCCGAGTTTGGCAAGTACGTCGCGGAGTGCAtgcccaagtacgtgcagaaggtGCAGCTGACGTCCGGCGACGAGCTGGAGGTGCTGATCGCGCCGGAAGGCGTCGTGCCGGTGCTGCAGTTCCTGAAGGACCACCACAACGCACAGTTCGCCAACCTGGTCGACATTGCCGGCATGGATGTGCCGTCCCGGCCGTACCGCTTCGAGATCATCTACAACATACTGTCGCTGCGGTACAACTCGCGCATCCGCGTCAAGACGTACACCGACGAGCTGACGCCGATCGACTCGTGCAACGAGGTGTTCAAGGCGGCCAACTGGTACGAGCGCGAGATCTGGGACATGTACGGCGTGTTCTTCGCGAACCATCCCGACCTGCGCCGCATCCTGACCGACTACGGGTTCGAGGGGCATCCGCAGCGCCGCGACTTCCCGCTGAGCGGGTACGTCGAGCTGCGGTACGACGACGAGAAGAAGCGGGTCGTGTGCGAACCGCTCGAGCTCGCCCAGGAGTTCCGCAAGTTTGATCTGTCCGCGCCGTGGGAACAGTTCCCGAACTTCCGCAACGCCAATCCGGCCACGGAGGAGGTTGCCACCAAGCCGGCGGAAAAGTAA
- the LOC120949161 gene encoding uncharacterized protein LOC120949161, which yields MSCTFSQQMANSSCLTWLNFREHMLNTFCGIYRTQQHTDCRLIVPDGELYANRPILCMASSFLETILDGLPTIGADMVTIVIPDLTLATLRAVLQFIYTGEASVRSDEMASFVEACSFLQLRGVRFIANQILGIRFGKTVGMVSEELIPASEGLEATACPREELFVAQVEDQAEEDEEEEEQTEMPITQSQVQPVECFIPESSESVQEHVESNEIVQVVLNIPSDATPACERETSQCVEIPQERLTQAIEAIIKDHESYEITSVPCAIDTTVPTPSETNTTNRPPFEDELEQANPEPPLSDPASYDARLALAMDAILHHGISYRIAARQYSIAKTILWRKAMKMPRPVRAGSPKLSAQRREAIDALKTGEKLAHVSRRFEIPLSTLHREKQRLYSKGALPSNVSLKLRGKDESVRKRLQEAVGDCVAGRISLSEAARTYGLPKTSIWRRVRSLQTSGCSSSGMKEDNSASDAMAERPNQSEEAEVEEEEEEDDDDAKLTMGGILLRGSDTLQVGAGYMSDENISASDLAQLRYQLTSNYDDHVLHDSL from the coding sequence ATGTCCTGCACCTTTTCACAGCAAATGGCGAACAGCTCCTGCTTGACGTGGCTCAACTTTCGCGAGCACATGCTAAACACCTTCTGCGGAATCTACCGCACGCAGCAGCACACCGATTGCCGCTTGATCGTACCCGACGGTGAGCTGTACGCGAACCGTCCGATCCTGTGCATGGCATCCAGCTTCCTGGAGACGATTCTGGACGGTCTGCCTACCATCGGTGCGGATATGGTAACGATTGTAATACCGGACTTGACGCTAGCGACGTTACGCGCCGTCCTGCAGTTCATTTACACCGGGGAGGCAAGCGTACGGTCGGACGAAATGGCATCGTTTGTGGAGGCCTGCAGCTTTCTGCAGCTACGCGGAGTGCGTTTTATCGCGAATCAGATTTTGGGCATACGATTCGGCAAGACTGTTGGTATGGTGTCGGAGGAGCTTATTCCTGCCAGCGAAGGTTTGGAAGCGACGGCATGCCCAAGGGAAGAACTGTTCGTAGCGCAAGTGGAGGACCAGGCAGAAGAGgatgaggaagaggaggaacaAACAGAAATGCCCATAACACAATCACAGGTCCAACCTGTTGAATGCTTCATTCCAGAATCGAGCGAATCAGTCCAAGAACACGTTGAAAGTAATGAAATTGTTCAAGTCGTGTTGAATATCCCATCAGACGCGACTCCTGCCTGCGAACGGGAAACCTCTCAATGTGTAGAAATTCCACAGGAACGGTTAACGCAAGCAATTGAAGCAATTATAAAGGACCACGAAAGCTATGAAATCACATCCGTTCCATGTGCAATCGACACCACCGTCCCCACCCCGTCGGAAACAAATACAACGAACCGTCCGCCGTTCGAAGATGAGCTGGAACAAGCAAACCCCGAACCACCACTATCCGACCCTGCCAGTTACGATGCACGGCTTGCGTTAGCGATGGATGCAATCCTTCACCACGGCATTAGCTACCGGATTGCCGCCAGGCAGTACAGCATCGCTAAAACGATACTGTGGCGCAAGGCGATGAAAATGCCGCGACCGGTTCGGGCCGGCTCCCCGAAGCTGAGCGCTCAACGGCGGGAAGCGATCGATGCACTGAAAACGGGCGAGAAGCTCGCACACGTGAGCCGACGGTTCGAGATTCCGCTGTCGACGCTGCACCGGGAAAAGCAACGGCTGTACAGCAAGGGCGCACTGCCGAGCAATGTGTCGCTGAAGCTGCGCGGTAAGGATGAGTCGGTGCGGAAGCGGTTGCAGGAGGCGGTTGGTGACTGTGTGGCGGGCAGGATTTCACTGTCCGAGGCAGCCCGGACGTACGGCCTACCGAAGACGTCCATCTGGCGCAGGGTACGATCGCTACAGACCAGTGGCTGCAGTAGTAGCGGAATGAAGGAGGATAATTCTGCAAGCGACGCAATGGCAGAGCGACCGAATCAATCGGAAGAGGctgaggtggaggaggaggaggaggaggatgatgatgatgctaagCTAACGATGGGCGGCATCCTGTTAAGGGGGAGTGATACGCTTCAGGTTGGGGCAGGATATATGTCCGATGAGAATATTTCGGCGAGCGATTTAGCGCAACTAAGGTATCAGCTGACCTCGAACTATGACGATCACGTATTGCATGATAGTTTATAA
- the LOC120949159 gene encoding uncharacterized protein LOC120949159, with amino-acid sequence MAQSSSGQTKTMLVWLDYSRHMLSTLQDIYADQQYTDCRLVVPDGELYANRPILSMASGLFEAIFTSMVTLTMDPSTVLIPDMTFANLQRVVQFIYTGRVTLQPDEVVPFMEACGLLQLRGVECCGNRTMGIYIDESGPEATAEDGDPFATAPETDPLHIDHTRYPGAVEKAEPPPLKLIEPNLESTSELFPGNICKEELMVSDEDSAEEEEEEEEEGGKSDAGEDSSMDDSTDSEQDVERWMALVKEVGVVDTSHPGAPNFTPYQNCLKQAIVAVISGNVSPRRAAARYNVPAGRLVRWTQKVKRAMKKKPETVTANVPQMVAAYIDRSIQEFKQLLETSDADERVSLLSDPSNVLMYDVRIMLAIHDIMYTGISLREAVTRYKNSLGLLRNRLYNLKSQLITNHIKSFGIRLKSADKQTNERQAAGKKRRRFETESGKILKTADPSRYEESVAKALEAIGYGLSIQQAANHFRIHKSALWRHAKAKNITFPQERTVLRKKAATKKVKPSGGGSIAASSSATNSCPVVPKLVPFGSTGAVTTVERVRDRAGGGEIALAPASTAAPPIAVPSLLPLPKLVPISSSSLPEYEERMEAAIAMISNQKMSYREASVKYNIPKATLWKKISKMEPKK; translated from the coding sequence ATGGCACAGTCATCTTCCGGCCAGACGAAAACGATGCTAGTATGGCTCGACTACAGCCGGCACATGCTGAGCACGCTGCAGGACATTTACGCCGACCAGCAGTACACGGACTGCCGGCTGGTGGTGCCCGACGGTGAGCTGTACGCGAACCGTCCGATACTGAGCATGGCGTCCGGGCTGTTCGAGGCAATCTTCACCAGCATGGTCACGCTCACGATGGACCCGTCCACGGTGCTCATACCGGACATGACGTTCGCCAACCTGCAGCGCGTCGTGCAGTTCATCTACACCGGCCGGGTGACGCTGCAGCCGGACGAGGTCGTTCCGTTTATGGAGGCGTGCGGGCTGCTGCAGCTCCGGGGCGTCGAATGTTGCGGCAACCGCACGATGGGCATTTACATTGACGAATCGGGCCCGGAAGCTACGGCGGAGGACGGTGATCCGTTCGCAACGGCCCCAGAAACGGATCCGCTGCACATCGACCACACCCGGTACCCCGGGGCGGTGGAAAAGGCTGAGCCGCCACCATTAAAACTTATTGAGCCGAATCTCGAATCTACGAGTGAGCTATTTCCGGGCAATATCTGCAAAGAAGAGTTGATGGTATCGGACGAGGACAgtgcggaggaggaggaggaggaggaggaggagggtggTAAAAGTGACGCGGGCGAGGACAGCTCGATGGACGACAGCACGGACAGCGAGCAGGATGTGGAGCGGTGGATGGCGCTGGTGAAGGAGGTTGGAGTGGTCGACACGAGCCACCCGGGAGCGCCGAACTTCACGCCCTACCAGAACTGTCTGAAGCAGGCCATCGTAGCGGTCATTAGCGGGAATGTTTCGCCCAGAAGAGCGGCCGCCCGGTACAACGTACCCGCGGGCAGGCTGGTGCGCTGGACGCAGAAGGTAAAGCGAGCGATGAAAAAGAAACCAGAGACGGTAACTGCCAATGTGCCGCAGATGGTTGCCGCATACATTGACCGGAGCATACAGGAGTTCAAGCAGCTGCTAGAAACGAGCGATGCGGACGAACGTGTCAGCTTGCTGAGCGACCCATCAAATGTGCTGATGTACGACGTGCGGATTATGCTCGCGATCCACGACATCATGTACACCGGGATAAGCCTGCGCGAAGCGGTAACGCGGTACAAAAACAGTCTCGGTTTGCTGAGAAACCGGCTGTACAATCTAAAGAGTCAGCTAATAACGAACCATATTAAGTCGTTCGGAATCAGATTGAAAAGTGCGGACAAACAGACAAACGAGCGACAGGCGGCAGGGAAGAAGCGTCGAAGGTTTGAGACGGAGTCGGGGAAGATTTTGAAAACAGCCGATCCCTCCCGGTACGAGGAGAGTGTGGCCAAAGCGCTGGAGGCGATTGGTTACGGTCTATCTATCCAGCAAGCCGCAAACCACTTTCGCATACACAAAAGTGCTCTATGGCGGCACGCAAAGGCCAAGAACATAACCTTTCCGCAGGAAAGGACAGTTCTAAGGAAGAAAGCAGCGACAAAAAAAGTTAAACCGAGCGGTGGTGGTTCAATAGCTGCCTCCTCCTCTGCTACGAACAGTTGCCCCGTAGTGCCGAAGCTGGTACCGTTTGGAAGCACTGGAGCCGTCACCACCGTCGAGCGCGTTAGGGATCGTGCAGGAGGTGGTGAGATCGCTCTAGCACCGGCTAGTACGGCGGCTCCTCCGATTGCTGTGCCAAGTTTGCTTCCCCTGCCCAAGTTGGTTCCGATTTCGAGCAGCTCGCTGCCGGAGTACGAGGAGCGGATGGAGGCAGCAATCGCTATGATATCGAATCAGAAAATGAGCTACCGGGAAGCGTCGGTAAAGTACAACATTCCCAAGGCGACACTGTGGAAGAAGATAAGTAAGATGGAGCCGAAGAAGTGA